Genomic DNA from Niallia circulans:
TGAATGCCTTGATGCTGAAATCGAAGCTACATCATCAATATAGCTCATCAGCTTCCCTCCAAATAAAGAGTTATGATTGTTTGTATCAATCGGGAATATACGGCTTGTCTTAACTACTAATGAATCTTTGCAAAATTTCTCTGTTGGCATATTCACCATGCTGCACTCCTTTTTATGCCTATTGTGACTGCTTTTCGAAGATGATATTTAAAGGCCAGTATTGCAGCCTATTTGCTTTCTTCTTTGCATAATGGCAACTTCAATAAAAATATTGTAGTGGAACCGTCGGATTTTTGTAAAGATAAAAGTCCTCCAAGCGCCTTCGCCAAAAGCAGGCTGTACGGCAAACCAAGTCCAAGTCCCCGCTCAACATCCTTCTTATTTTTCCCTCTGTAGAAGCGTTCAAATATATAATGCTGCTCTTCATTCGGGATTCCGTAGCCATTATCCTCTACCATTATCAGAATATCATTATTATCATATTTCAAGCTGACTGACAATTCGCCGACAGCCTTGCCTTTAATGGCATGAAGGCTGTTATTGAGCAGGTTAACGATAATTTGCTGCAGACGAACACTGTCCGCATTGGCATATACAGGCTTTTCCATACTATTATAGGTTATCTTCACATTTTTTAATGCATCTGCATGAACGATTTCCCATTGATAGATGATTTCTTTAACAGCAGCCTGGATGTTTGTTTTTTCGAGATTCACTCTGATAGAGCCTGCACTGAAGCTGTTGAAATCAAGCAAATCCTCGACCATGCTTTGCAGTCTTTTGGCTTCCTTTAAGCTCATTGCCAAAAACTCTTTTTTCCGGCTGTCTGAAATGATATCATCATTCACAGCTTGAACAAGGGCGCTAATGGAGGTAATTGGTGTCTTTAATTCATGGGTAACACCTGCAAGGAGCTGTGTACGCAGACCTTCTAATGTTTGCAGCCTGTTTGTCATTTCATTAAAGGACAGCACAAGCTGATGCAACTCCTTCTCTTGCACATCCTCACTTAGGCGAATATCATAGTTTCCATTCATTAAGTTTTGGGCTGCATTCGCTACTTCCTCCACCGGCTTTGCCAGCTTCTTCGACAATGAATAGATGACAAGCCAGCCAAGAATTGCAAGACCTGTTAAAAGCAGTCCAAGCAGCTGATACTCCTCTGTATTTATGCGAAGCTGATCATGGTGCTGGACAATATACACATTACCTACTAATTTATCATCCTTCTCTATCGGAGCAATTACAACAGATGCCTTTCTGCTATCGCTAAGCGTTATCGTTTTAATCGTCAGCTCTTCAACCATATCCATACCCTCTATTTGTTCAAGCTGACCAGAATTATTAGGTGTTGGTTCATTCATTGCTTTTCCCTGTTGATTCCCATTTGGGCCCATATCCTGCATTGGAGAAAGAAGATTTACCTCGTTTGAGTCGTCCTTTATATAGACACTCATCGGCTGATAAATGCTTTGGGAATCCTGTCTATCCTGCATAAAAGGAAACCTGATGTCTGTAATATTCTCCAGATTCTCATCAGACGCCCTTCCGGCAATCTCCTGGGCAACGAACTTTGCCAGCTCAAGCCTGTTTTCTAAGGCATTATGTCTGATCCAAAGGATGGAAACAACACCAATAATGACGAGTCCGAGTATTAATGTGAATAAATATCTTTTTGTCCAATAGTATAGGAGCGGCGTTTTCTCCTTACTTTTTCTCTTGAATATAGAATTGATAGCCGAGTCCACGTAATGTTTTAATTTCCCCATATTCTGCCTCCCATCCATTCAAAGATTTCCTTATTCTTTTTATCGCCAAATCAACTGCTCTGTCACTGCCATCATAATCCCTGCCCCACACATGGTCGAGCAGCTGGTCTCTCGTAAAGGTCTGATTAGGATTGCCGGCCAAAAACAGCAACACCGATAGATCTCTCGGCGTAAATGGGACCTCAATGCCATTTAGGAATATCTGATGGGAAAGATTATTTATTTTTAAATTTCCGTAATAGGTCACATCTTCTTCTGCCTGGTACTGAGGCGATCTGCGCAGGACAGCCTGAACCCTTGCTATCACCTCTTCGGCAACGAAGGGCTTTGTTATATAATCATCTGCACCTGTGTCGAATCCCTTCAGCTTCTGATCTGTATCTGAAAGGGCAGTGAGCATAATAACAGGACAAGCACTTTTTTGGCGAATATGTGCAAGTACCTCCCAGCCGTCCATATGGGGCATCATGACATCAAGCAGCACCAATGCTGGCACTGTTTCTTCGAGCTTCTCCAATGCCTCTTGTCCATTGTATGCATAGCTGACAGCAAAGCCTTCCTTTTCAAGATAAGCGCCAAGCACCATGCTTATTGCCAATTCATCTTCCACAATTAATATATGTTTCATTCTATTAAGTCCTTTTTTGTTTTTTACTCATTATACAAGAATCAAGTGCCAAAAAACTACCACTATAAAAGAGAATCAGGCCTTTACTAGTTGCTGCTAGTAAAAGCCTGATCCCAATTTTTATTGATATCTTAATGCCTCAAGCGGGCTTAAGTTTGATGCTTTGTTTGCAGGGAATATTCCGAAGATAATTCCGATCAATATGGAGAAGGATACTGAACCTCCGACAATCCACCAAGTGATTTGCATCGTCATATCTAGCATGCTTGACAGAACTTCAGCACTCCCAAGCCCAATCAAGGCACCAAGGATGCCGCCAAATGCACTTAATACAACTGCTTCAATTAAGAATTGCAACATAATATCCTTTTTCTTTGCGCCAATCGCTTTTCTAATCCCGATTTCTCTTGTTCTTTCCGTTACAGACACAAGCATGATGTTCATAATACCAATTCCGCCAACAATCAAGGAAATGCTCGCAATACCTGCAAGAAGCAATGTCATCGTGTTGCTGACAGAATCAAGTGCATCAGATACAGAAGACTGGTTACGAACAGAATAAGATGTTTCATCTCCGCCAAATTGATTGTACAAATCCTGTTCCATCTTCGCCATTCCGATTTCAACAACATCCTCAGAAGACATTTTTACTGTTGCAGATGTTACATACGTCTGTC
This window encodes:
- a CDS encoding response regulator transcription factor yields the protein MKHILIVEDELAISMVLGAYLEKEGFAVSYAYNGQEALEKLEETVPALVLLDVMMPHMDGWEVLAHIRQKSACPVIMLTALSDTDQKLKGFDTGADDYITKPFVAEEVIARVQAVLRRSPQYQAEEDVTYYGNLKINNLSHQIFLNGIEVPFTPRDLSVLLFLAGNPNQTFTRDQLLDHVWGRDYDGSDRAVDLAIKRIRKSLNGWEAEYGEIKTLRGLGYQFYIQEKK
- a CDS encoding HAMP domain-containing sensor histidine kinase, with the protein product MGKLKHYVDSAINSIFKRKSKEKTPLLYYWTKRYLFTLILGLVIIGVVSILWIRHNALENRLELAKFVAQEIAGRASDENLENITDIRFPFMQDRQDSQSIYQPMSVYIKDDSNEVNLLSPMQDMGPNGNQQGKAMNEPTPNNSGQLEQIEGMDMVEELTIKTITLSDSRKASVVIAPIEKDDKLVGNVYIVQHHDQLRINTEEYQLLGLLLTGLAILGWLVIYSLSKKLAKPVEEVANAAQNLMNGNYDIRLSEDVQEKELHQLVLSFNEMTNRLQTLEGLRTQLLAGVTHELKTPITSISALVQAVNDDIISDSRKKEFLAMSLKEAKRLQSMVEDLLDFNSFSAGSIRVNLEKTNIQAAVKEIIYQWEIVHADALKNVKITYNSMEKPVYANADSVRLQQIIVNLLNNSLHAIKGKAVGELSVSLKYDNNDILIMVEDNGYGIPNEEQHYIFERFYRGKNKKDVERGLGLGLPYSLLLAKALGGLLSLQKSDGSTTIFLLKLPLCKEESK